A single region of the Nocardioides sp. W7 genome encodes:
- a CDS encoding proline-rich domain-containing protein, which produces MSDPHPPWGPPPQDNPYGQQPPANPYGQQPPAGSYGQQPGNPHGQQPPASPYGQPGAPYGQPARDPDRRPGTVTAAAIVTMVSSGVSFLLCALLALLIMVARDDLIDAMEDEMTASQRDVFNGDDLATVITVIVVAFAVWCLVALVLAIFAMRRSNVARILLVISAAMTAIVSLLIITSVVSGLTLIAGIVVIVLLFTGGANEWFARRGQQPELPVGTTQPWG; this is translated from the coding sequence ATGAGCGATCCGCACCCGCCCTGGGGCCCGCCGCCGCAGGACAACCCCTACGGTCAGCAGCCGCCCGCGAACCCCTACGGCCAGCAGCCGCCGGCCGGCTCGTACGGCCAGCAGCCCGGCAACCCGCACGGCCAGCAGCCGCCGGCCAGCCCCTACGGCCAGCCCGGCGCGCCGTACGGCCAGCCGGCCCGCGACCCCGACCGCCGGCCGGGCACGGTCACGGCCGCGGCCATCGTGACGATGGTGTCCTCCGGGGTGAGCTTCCTGCTGTGCGCCCTGCTCGCGCTGCTCATCATGGTGGCCCGCGACGACCTGATCGACGCGATGGAGGACGAGATGACCGCCTCCCAGCGCGACGTCTTCAACGGCGACGACCTCGCGACCGTCATCACGGTGATCGTGGTGGCCTTCGCCGTCTGGTGCCTGGTCGCCCTCGTGCTGGCGATCTTCGCGATGCGGCGCTCCAACGTCGCGCGGATCCTGCTGGTGATCTCGGCCGCGATGACCGCCATCGTCAGCCTGCTCATCATCACCTCGGTCGTGAGCGGGCTGACCCTGATCGCCGGGATCGTGGTGATCGTGCTGCTGTTCACCGGCGGCGCGAACGAGTGGTTCGCCCGGCGCGGTCAGCAGCCCGAGCTGCCGGTCGGCACCACCCAGCCCTGGGGCTGA
- a CDS encoding pyridoxal phosphate-dependent aminotransferase — translation MATQRLAQRLHGIAPTIFSEMSALAVRTQSVNLGQGFPDVDGPPEVIARAVQALEGGHNQYAPGVGVPALRHAVARHQQRHYGIELDPDSEVVVTTGATEGIAAALLGLVDPGDEIVVLEPYYDSYVAMIQMAGGVRRPVTLRAPDFRLDVDELRAAVTDRTRYVLLNSPHNPTGTVLTRAELQAVADVAVERDLVVITDEVYEHLVYDVEHVPISTLPGMAERTLTLSSAGKSYSFTGWKVGWATGPRELVQAVLAAKQWLTFTSGSPLQPAVAHALDDEPDYPARLAAELRERRDLLCAGLAKVGLEVRVPEGTYFATTDVGGLGWPDGMAFCLALPERAGVVAIPSQVFHDDADAGRHLVRWAFCKQPEIIEEGLRRLAAAQLHA, via the coding sequence ATGGCTACGCAGCGACTGGCCCAGCGCCTGCACGGGATCGCGCCGACGATCTTCTCGGAGATGTCGGCGCTGGCGGTGCGGACGCAGTCGGTCAACCTGGGGCAGGGGTTCCCGGACGTGGACGGGCCGCCGGAGGTGATCGCGCGGGCGGTGCAGGCGCTGGAGGGCGGGCACAACCAGTACGCACCGGGGGTCGGCGTACCGGCGCTGCGCCACGCGGTGGCGCGGCACCAGCAGCGGCACTACGGCATCGAGCTCGACCCCGACAGCGAGGTCGTCGTGACGACCGGCGCCACCGAGGGGATCGCGGCCGCGCTGCTCGGGCTGGTCGACCCCGGTGACGAGATCGTCGTGCTGGAGCCGTACTACGACTCCTACGTCGCGATGATCCAGATGGCCGGCGGGGTACGTCGGCCGGTCACCCTGCGCGCGCCCGACTTCCGGCTCGACGTCGACGAGCTGCGCGCCGCCGTCACCGACCGCACCCGCTACGTGCTCCTCAACAGCCCGCACAACCCGACCGGCACCGTGCTGACCCGGGCCGAGCTGCAGGCGGTCGCCGACGTCGCCGTCGAGCGCGACCTCGTCGTGATCACCGACGAGGTCTACGAACATCTCGTGTACGACGTCGAGCACGTCCCGATCTCGACCCTGCCCGGCATGGCCGAGCGGACGCTGACCCTCTCGAGCGCCGGGAAGTCGTACTCCTTCACCGGCTGGAAGGTCGGCTGGGCCACCGGGCCGCGCGAGCTGGTGCAGGCGGTGCTGGCCGCCAAGCAGTGGCTGACCTTCACCTCGGGCTCACCGCTGCAGCCGGCGGTCGCGCACGCGCTCGACGACGAGCCGGACTACCCGGCCCGGCTGGCCGCCGAGCTCCGCGAGCGGCGCGACCTGCTCTGCGCCGGACTCGCGAAGGTCGGGCTGGAGGTCCGGGTGCCCGAGGGCACCTACTTCGCCACCACCGACGTCGGCGGCCTTGGCTGGCCGGACGGGATGGCCTTCTGCCTCGCGCTGCCCGAGCGGGCCGGGGTGGTCGCGATCCCGAGCCAGGTCTTCCACGACGACGCCGACGCGGGTCGTCACCTCGTGCGGTGGGCGTTCTGCAAGCAGCCCGAGATCATCGAGGAGGGGCTGCGCCGCCTCGCGGCGGCGCAGCTCCACGCCTGA
- a CDS encoding DedA family protein — protein MYAAASSTAQSSDDLTGVAGWAVEVMERLGGPGAGLLIALENLFPPLPSEIILPLAGFAASRGSFSLTGAIVWTTAGSVVGALVLYLLGRSLGRERVLALWLRLPLVEQHDFERTEQWFGRHGRKAVFFGRMLPLFRSLISIPAGVDRMPLWQFGLLTTIGSAIWNTTFVLAGYLLGHEWHRVEPVVGWLQWVVLAVVAVLVTRWIVLRVRHRGTA, from the coding sequence ATGTACGCCGCCGCCTCGTCGACCGCCCAGAGCTCCGACGACCTGACCGGGGTCGCGGGGTGGGCGGTCGAGGTGATGGAGCGGCTCGGCGGTCCCGGTGCCGGGCTGCTCATCGCGCTGGAGAACCTCTTCCCGCCGCTGCCGAGCGAGATCATCCTGCCGCTGGCCGGGTTCGCGGCCAGCCGCGGCAGCTTCTCGCTGACCGGCGCGATCGTGTGGACCACGGCGGGGTCGGTCGTGGGTGCGCTGGTGCTGTACCTGCTCGGCCGCTCGCTCGGCCGCGAACGGGTGCTGGCGCTCTGGCTGCGGCTGCCGCTGGTCGAGCAGCACGACTTCGAGCGCACCGAGCAGTGGTTCGGCCGGCACGGCCGCAAGGCGGTCTTCTTCGGCCGGATGCTCCCGCTGTTCCGGAGCCTGATCTCGATCCCGGCCGGCGTCGACCGGATGCCGCTGTGGCAGTTCGGGCTGCTGACCACGATCGGCAGCGCGATCTGGAACACCACGTTCGTGCTGGCGGGCTACCTGCTCGGCCACGAGTGGCACCGCGTCGAGCCCGTGGTCGGCTGGCTGCAGTGGGTGGTGCTGGCGGTGGTCGCCGTCCTGGTCACCCGGTGGATCGTGCTGCGGGTCCGGCACCGGGGTACCGCCTGA
- a CDS encoding GIY-YIG nuclease family protein, whose protein sequence is MAFTYMLRCSDGTFYVGSTRDLERRLYEHQIGEGATYTRWRRPVELVWHEEHENVGIAFAREKQIQNWSRAKRLALIRQDYAGLPALAKKDFERRRQE, encoded by the coding sequence ATGGCCTTCACCTACATGCTCCGCTGTTCGGACGGAACGTTCTACGTCGGTAGCACCCGCGACCTCGAGCGCCGTCTGTACGAGCACCAGATCGGCGAGGGGGCGACGTACACGCGCTGGCGGCGACCGGTGGAGCTCGTCTGGCACGAGGAGCACGAGAACGTCGGCATCGCCTTCGCGCGCGAGAAGCAGATCCAGAACTGGAGCAGGGCCAAGCGACTCGCCCTGATCCGCCAGGACTACGCCGGCCTCCCGGCCCTGGCCAAGAAGGACTTCGAGCGGCGGCGGCAGGAGTAG
- the pyrE gene encoding orotate phosphoribosyltransferase: MTTVDTDLAADIDACCRLTGTFTLRSGQVASEYFDKYLFEADPALLSRVAREMVQLLPADTEMLGGLELGGVPIATMVSYLTGHPALFVRKKAKEYGTCKLAEGPDVAGRRVTLIEDVITTGGAVRDATRALREAGAIVEVVVCAIDRSPAGENPLADVGLEVRPVLTKAQLDAARDAASV, from the coding sequence GTGACGACCGTGGACACTGACCTCGCTGCCGACATCGACGCCTGCTGCCGGCTGACCGGCACCTTCACGCTCCGCTCAGGGCAGGTGGCGTCGGAGTACTTCGACAAGTACCTCTTCGAGGCCGACCCGGCGCTGCTGTCGCGGGTGGCGCGGGAGATGGTGCAGCTGCTGCCGGCCGACACCGAGATGCTCGGCGGGCTGGAGCTCGGCGGGGTCCCGATCGCGACGATGGTGAGCTACCTGACCGGCCACCCGGCGCTGTTCGTGCGCAAGAAGGCCAAGGAGTACGGCACCTGCAAGCTCGCCGAGGGCCCGGACGTGGCCGGCCGGCGGGTCACCCTGATCGAGGACGTCATCACCACCGGCGGCGCCGTACGCGACGCCACGCGCGCGCTGCGCGAGGCCGGGGCGATCGTCGAGGTCGTCGTCTGCGCCATCGACCGCAGCCCGGCGGGCGAGAACCCGCTCGCCGACGTCGGCCTCGAGGTCCGCCCGGTGCTCACCAAGGCTCAGCTCGACGCCGCTCGGGACGCCGCCTCCGTCTGA